The window GGACGATCGCCTCCGCAAGCAAGAGGTCGGGATCGGCGAGGCGTGCGCGCGACTCCGCGGGGATCCCGAAGTTGGTGTCGCCGGTGACCGAGAGCTTCGCGTCCGCGGATTCGATCACGACGCCGTAACAGACGAGCGGCGGGTGTTCGACCGGCACCAGCGTCACCGAGAGGCCACAGACCTCGAACGACTCGAAGGGGGTGCGGCCGTGGAGCGTGACCCGGTCGAGGTAGTCGTACCGGTCGGCCACGCCCTCGGCGACGCTCTCGCCCGTCTTCGGGTCGGTCTCGTTCGCGGCGTAGACGGGGAGGTCCGAGAACACCCGGAAGGCGTTGCCGAGGCCGTCGACGTGGTCGAAGTGGATGTGGGTTATCAGGGCGGCGTCGGGGAGCGCGACGTCGTTCGTGAGGAACTGGTGTCGGAAATCCGGGCTACAGTCGATCAGGAGCGACTCGTCCGTTCGCTCGTTGCGGACGTGGACCGAGAACCGACTCCGCTCGACGCCGCGCTCGCGGGCCGCCGTGCAGGTCTCGCAGTCACAGCCCACCGTCGGGGTCCCGGTGGTGTCGCCGGTCCCGAGCAGCGTGACCTCCATCTCAGTGGTCGTGGTCGTGATGGCTGTGGTCGTGGTCGTCGTGACCGCCGCCGTCGGCGCTGATGTCGCCGCCGGCCACGAGCGCGTCGTGGTCGCCCTCGATCATGTCGAGGTCCTTCAGGCTGTCGCGCTCCTCGAAGTCCTGGACGGCGGCTTCGAGGTCGGCCTGGGTCAGCGCGGTGCGCTCCTCGGTCAGCGCGTCGAGCACCGCCTCGCGGAGCACGAGCCTGAGGTCGCTCCCGGTGAGACCCTCGGTGTCGTCGGCGAGCGCGTCGGGGTCGAAGTCCTCGATCTCCATCTCCTGGGTGATGATCCGGAGGATGTCCGAGCGCATCAGCGAGTCGGGCTTCGGGAAGTTCACGATCTCGTCGAAGCGCCGCCACGCCGCCGCGTCGAGCTGGTCGGGGTGGTTGGTCGCGCCGATCAACAGCACCTCGTCGTTGATCAGGCTGATCTCGTCGATCGACTTCAGGAGGGTGTTGACCGCGCGCTTGAGCGCGACGTGTTCGTCCGAGTTCCTGGTCTTGGCGACGAAGTCGAACTCGTCGATGAAGAGGATACACGGCGAGAGGCGTTTGGCGACCTCGAAGGTCTTCTCGACGTTCTTGGCCGTCTCGCCGAGATACTGGCTCGTCACCATCGAGAGTTTGACCTCGACGAAGGGGAGGTCGAGTTCGTGGGCGAGCGCACGCGAGGTCGTGGTCTTGCCCGTTCCCGGCGGCCCCACGTAGAGGAGTTTCCCGATCTCGCGGAGGCCGATCTGGGCGAGGTAGTCGCGGTGTTCGATCGCCTTCATTATCTTCTGGATCTCGTTCTTCTGGTCCGCGGTCAACACGAGGTCGTCGAGGGTCATCTCGACCTCCTCGGGCGCACGGATCTCCACGAGGTCAAGCATCTCCTCGTCCTCCTCGTCGTCGAAGTACTCCTCCAGCAGGCTGTCGATCCAGACGCGGTCGGCGTGCATGGGCCGGTTCGCCTCGCGGGCGGTCTCGTAGTCGACCCCGTCGACGTCGACCGCCGCCGCGAGCGTCGGGTTCGCCAGCAGCCGGTCGGCGTCGGCGCGGTCGGCGAACCACTCGGTCGCCATCTCGTGTTCGGTGAGGGTGATCGAACCCGCGAAGTCGTCGTGGTCGGTGAACATCAGCCCCGAGACCGCCCCCCACGGGTCGCCGACGCCGGTGGCCTCGCGGGCGTTGGTCTCGTTCGCGGTGAGCGGTCGCTCGATCCCGCCGCCGTCCCAGAGCGCGCGCCGGTAGGCGGGCGGGAGGTCGTCGGGGTCGCGGTCACGGTCGTTGTTGTAGAGATGCGTCGTGAGCAGAAATTCGACGACGTCAAGTTCCGAGCTGCTCATTCCGGGCCGTTAGACGTTCCGAACGAATAAGACCGTCGAAGCAGGGCGCGGGTCGCGTAAACCCCGATGAAAGAACGGCGAGTTTAGGTGGGATTTAACCGGATTCGGCCCCGAAACGGAGGTATGGCCGATACCACTCCGGTGGTCGTGGCGGCGTATCGAACGGCCCAGGGCAAGGAGGACGGCGTGTTCTCGGCGGTCCGGAGCGAGGACCTCTCGATCCCGCTGATCAACGAGATCCTCGCCGAGACGGGACTGGCGGGTGAGGACATCGATGACCTGATGTGGGGCTGTGCCCAGCAGCGCGGCGAACAGGGCAACAACGTCGCGCGGATCATCTCGTTGCTCTCGGATCTGGGCGAATCGGTCCCCGCGACGACGATCAACCGCTGGTGTGCCTCCTCGGCGCAGTCGATCATCTCGGCCTCGGACGCGGTCCGGGCGGGCCAGCGCGACGCCGTCCTCGCGGGCGGCGTCGAGAACATGAGCCGGGTGGAACAGGGGGCGAACCGGCAGAACATCCATCCCCGCCTCGCCGAGGAGCACAACATCGCCGCCCTCTCGATGGGGATGACCGCGGAGGAGGTCGCCGAGCGCTACGACGTGAGCCGGGAGGCACAGGACGAGTACGCCGCGCGATCCCAACAGCGTGCGGTCGAGGCCACCGAGGAGGGCCGCTTCGACGACCAGATCGTCCCCGTCGACAACGGCGAGGAGACGATCGACACCGACGAGGGACTCCGGCCGGGGACCACACCGGAGGTGCTCGCCGACCTCCCCACGGTGTTCAAATCCGAGGGCACGGTGACGCCGGGCAACGCCTCGCAGATCTCCGACGGCGCGGCGGCGACGCTGATCACGAGCCGCGAGTTCGCCGACGACCACGGGCTGGAGGTACTCGCCGAGGTCGGGGGCAACAACGTCGCGGGCGTCGAACCCGAGGTGATGGGTATCGGTCCCGTGCCCGCCACGCGGGGACTGCTCGACCGCGTCGGCCGGGATATCGACGACTACGGGCTAGTCGAACTCAACGAGGCGTTCGCCTCCCAGACCCTCTACAGCCAGCGCGAACTCGGTATCGACGACGAGAAGTTCAACGTCAACGGCGGCGCGATCGCGATCGGTCACCCGCTCGGGGCGAGCGGCGCGCGCCTCCCCGTGACGCTGATCCACGAGATGAACCGGAGAGGGGTCGACCGCGGGATCGCCACCGAGTGCGTCGGCTTCGGTCAGGGCGCGGCGATCGAGTTCTCGCGGCCGTAACCGAGCCGCCCCTCGTCGTTCGACCGTTCGAACCGACCACCCACCGTTTCTTCGCGATACGACAGCGCTCCCGGCGGGTTTCAGTAGAGGTCGTCGAGGTCGGCCTCGACGTGGCTGTGCTTCTCGGCCGGGAACGCGCCGGTCTCGACGGCCTCGACGTACGCCGACAGCGCGCTGTCCATCTCGCTCTTGACGTCGCCGAACGCCTCGGCGAACGGCGGCAGGCGGTCGCTGAGCCCGAGAACATCGTTCACCACGAGCACCTGGCCGTCGCAGTCGGGCCCCGCACCGATGCCGATCGTCGGGATGTCGATCGCCTCGGTGACCTGGGCCGCGAGGTTCGCGGGGACGTGTTCGAGCACCAGCGCGAACGCGCCCGCATCGGCGTGGGCGGTCGCGAGGTCGGCGATCTCGCTGGCGGCCTCCTCGGACGTTCCCTGGCGGGCGTAGCCGAGCTGGTTGACCTTCTGCGGGGTGAGCCCGAGGTGGGCCATCACCGGGATCCCCACCGCCGCGAGCCGTTCGGTGAGCTCCACGGTGTGCGGGCCGCTCTCGAGTTTGACGGCGTGGGCGTTCGCCTCCTTCATCATCCGGCCCGCGTTCTC is drawn from Halococcus hamelinensis 100A6 and contains these coding sequences:
- the panB gene encoding 3-methyl-2-oxobutanoate hydroxymethyltransferase; translated protein: MPTTVREFRSGDAPLTMVTAYDAPTAAACETAGVDAVLVGDSMGNAALGYDSTIPVTVAEVASRTAAVARATDETLVIADMPFLSFGVSEAESIENAGRMMKEANAHAVKLESGPHTVELTERLAAVGIPVMAHLGLTPQKVNQLGYARQGTSEEAASEIADLATAHADAGAFALVLEHVPANLAAQVTEAIDIPTIGIGAGPDCDGQVLVVNDVLGLSDRLPPFAEAFGDVKSEMDSALSAYVEAVETGAFPAEKHSHVEADLDDLY
- a CDS encoding MBL fold metallo-hydrolase, translating into MEVTLLGTGDTTGTPTVGCDCETCTAARERGVERSRFSVHVRNERTDESLLIDCSPDFRHQFLTNDVALPDAALITHIHFDHVDGLGNAFRVFSDLPVYAANETDPKTGESVAEGVADRYDYLDRVTLHGRTPFESFEVCGLSVTLVPVEHPPLVCYGVVIESADAKLSVTGDTNFGIPAESRARLADPDLLLAEAIVPASMCEGHPAGGDHYDESGIPRTFATKHMTREGALALADELDASETRLVHTAHFYPADEAFEEPLAVDGERYVL
- a CDS encoding ATP-binding protein gives rise to the protein MSSSELDVVEFLLTTHLYNNDRDRDPDDLPPAYRRALWDGGGIERPLTANETNAREATGVGDPWGAVSGLMFTDHDDFAGSITLTEHEMATEWFADRADADRLLANPTLAAAVDVDGVDYETAREANRPMHADRVWIDSLLEEYFDDEEDEEMLDLVEIRAPEEVEMTLDDLVLTADQKNEIQKIMKAIEHRDYLAQIGLREIGKLLYVGPPGTGKTTTSRALAHELDLPFVEVKLSMVTSQYLGETAKNVEKTFEVAKRLSPCILFIDEFDFVAKTRNSDEHVALKRAVNTLLKSIDEISLINDEVLLIGATNHPDQLDAAAWRRFDEIVNFPKPDSLMRSDILRIITQEMEIEDFDPDALADDTEGLTGSDLRLVLREAVLDALTEERTALTQADLEAAVQDFEERDSLKDLDMIEGDHDALVAGGDISADGGGHDDHDHSHHDHDH
- a CDS encoding thiolase family protein, with the translated sequence MADTTPVVVAAYRTAQGKEDGVFSAVRSEDLSIPLINEILAETGLAGEDIDDLMWGCAQQRGEQGNNVARIISLLSDLGESVPATTINRWCASSAQSIISASDAVRAGQRDAVLAGGVENMSRVEQGANRQNIHPRLAEEHNIAALSMGMTAEEVAERYDVSREAQDEYAARSQQRAVEATEEGRFDDQIVPVDNGEETIDTDEGLRPGTTPEVLADLPTVFKSEGTVTPGNASQISDGAAATLITSREFADDHGLEVLAEVGGNNVAGVEPEVMGIGPVPATRGLLDRVGRDIDDYGLVELNEAFASQTLYSQRELGIDDEKFNVNGGAIAIGHPLGASGARLPVTLIHEMNRRGVDRGIATECVGFGQGAAIEFSRP